In Bufo gargarizans isolate SCDJY-AF-19 chromosome 6, ASM1485885v1, whole genome shotgun sequence, a single genomic region encodes these proteins:
- the MAFB gene encoding transcription factor MafB produces the protein MAAELTIAAELPTSPLAMEYVNDFDLMKFDVKKEPLNNRADRTIRQCNRLQPTGSVSSTPMSTPCSSVPSSPSFSPTEQKTHLEELYWMPNSYQQVNPEALNLTPEDAVEALIGPPQIPPQLQGFESFRGHHHPHHHHNHHHQNHHQYQGVPHEELAHPHQHPHHHHHHHHHLQASPTPSNSSTSSQQLQNSHPQHQSSSQIEDRFSDDQLVSMSVRELNRHLRGFTKDDVIRLKQKRRTLKNRGYAQSCRYKRVQQKHHLESEKTQLIQQVEQLKQEVNRLVRERDAYKMKCEKLTNTSFREAGSTSDNPSSPEFFM, from the coding sequence ATGGCAGCAGAGCTGACCATTGCAGCCGAGTTACCAACCAGTCCACTTGCCATGGAGTACGTCAATGACTTTGATTTGATGAAGTTTGATGTCAAGAAAGAACCACTGAACAACCGTGCAGATCGAACAATCCGTCAGTGCAATCGTTTGCAGCCTACAGGCTCTGTGTCTTCCACCCCTATGAGCACTCCTTGCAGTTCAGTGCCCTCCTCTCCAAGCTTCAGTCCAACGGAGCAGAAGACACACCTGGAGGAGCTCTACTGGATGCCCAACAGTTACCAGCAGGTCAACCCAGAGGCTCTGAACCTCACCCCAGAAGACGCTGTAGAAGCTCTCATAGGACCCCCTCAAATACCTCCTCAGCTGCAAGGGTTTGAGAGCTTCAGAGGTCATCACCACCCCCACCATCATcacaaccaccaccaccagaatcaccacCAGTACCAAGGCGTCCCCCACGAGGAACTGGCACATCCCCACCAGCACCcacaccatcatcaccaccaccaccaccatctccAAGCTTCTCCTACCCCATCCAACTCTTCCACCTCTTCCCAGCAGCTCCAAAACAGCCACCCTCAGCACCAGTCATCTAGCCAGatagaagacagattctctgatGACCAGTTGGTCTCCATGTCTGTCCGGGAGCTCAACAGGCATCTGAGGGGCTTTACTAAGGATGATGTTATTCGCCTAAAACAGAAGAGGAGAACCCTGAAAAACCGGGGGTACGCCCAGTCCTGCAGGTATAAAAGGGTGCAACAGAAACACCACCTGGAGAGTGAAAAGACCCAGCTCATCCAGCAAGTGGAGCAGCTGAAACAAGAGGTCAACCGTCTGGTCAGAGAAAGAGATGCCTACAAGATGAAGTGCGAGAAACTGACCAACACAAGCTTCAGGGAAGCCGGGTCTACAAGCGACAACCCATCTTCTCCAGAGTTTTTTATGTGA